The Niabella beijingensis genomic interval GCGATGCATCGTCACCGTCATAACTCCAATCGGCATTCTGTACTGCCTGCCCCAGCGCATTGGTGGTTGCTGCCTCGTAGGTTTCCAGGGTAATGTTCGGCGATTTATTTACGAATACATAAACTGCGCTTCCGTTTGATGCGGTGTTTCCGGTGAATACAGTAACGTTTACAGTAACTGTTTTAGTTCCTGAGATCTGTGTGGGCAATGCCAGCATGCTTACCCCAAGATTCACACCTGCATCTTTCGTGTACACATAGAGGGTAGCCATTGCACAGGCTCCTTTATTATCACAGGTCTTATAAGCAAACTGTGCGGTACCGGAGAAGTTGGGCGCCGGTGTAAAGGTATAGTCACCATCGGCAGTCAGAACAAACGTACCGTATGTATTGCTGGCGTTCTGCGTGGTGATCGTCTGTGGATCTCCTTCCGCATCGATGTCATTTAATTTTACATTACCGGTTACAGCAACACCTGCGCCTGTCTGGTTAAAGTCATCCGTAGCCGTTGTGGTATTGATCGGTCCCGGTTTTACTTCGATAAACACATAAGCGCTTCCGCAAAGATCCGTTCCCGGTGTTTCGCACACTTTATAGATCACGGTATCCTTTCCGACAAATCCTATTTCCGGAACATAACGGAGGGTTCCGTCGCCGTTGATCGTAGCCGTACCGTGAGAAGCCACACCGGTGATGGTGGGTGTACCCAGTGTACCGCCGGTATTGCTGGCATGATCGTTCGCCAGGATCGGATAGCTGGCTACGGTCTGACCGGTGCTGGTGGTAATGATATCTGTATTCACCACGGGTTTGTTCGTATTGATACTTGGATCGGTTACTGTAATGGTCAGGTTCTGCAATTCGCAGTAACCGGTATTGGAGCACACATTAATGTTGTAAGAGTAAACGCCCGCCGTGGTTGCCGTGAAAGTATACGTACCGTCTGCATTCAGGTTGATGGTACCGCCTGTCGGCATGGTGCCGCCGTTAGCTCCCGGAACCTGAGTCGCATTGGAATAAGTGGATCCCGCAGGTACCCTGTCGTTGGTGGCCACGTTTCCGTCAACTGGTTTGTTAATGGTAGTGTAGTTGATATCCGGAGCTGTGATAAACAGCGGGCAGTTCAATCCCGGTGTTCCCGGTACTACATAACGGGTGTCAACAGTGGCACCAAATACATCAATACTTCTTGGAAGCGATGCCCCTACTACTGCACCTACCGAGATACGGATCTCATCATAAGGCAGTGTTGTGATAAAGCCAACATCTTTAACCCCGTACTCGCCCAGGATCGGCAACAATACGGTAAGACCCAGCAATTGCGCATCTGTTTTGGTTTCCTGCAGCACCCCGTCATTATATGTTTCAATGGTAATTCCTTTGAGCAGGTCTGCCAGCAGTATCGGAGAGTTATTATCACGGATAATGAACCCGGCATAGGTTCCGCCGGGGAAGGTGTTCGCACCCGCTGCCACAGCAATGGAACCCTGTGCTGCCGCTCCTGCAACAACTTCAATTCTTGCAAAGTCGGTATTGGAAGCATTGATCAGGTTCTGCGGATCACGTACTACAGATCCGGCACCCACCAACCCGTTGAATCCTGTTAAGGCACCATCGATCACCACACCAAAATCCGGTGTCTTCAGGATGGAGGTTGTATTACAGGGCAATGGTGTTTCGCAGTTCCGCTGCCAAACCGCATCATATATCTGCACGCTTCCGAGATTCACATCCAAAAGGCTGTTAAAGCTGATCTTCACTTCGTCAAACGGCACTTTGGCGATCACCCCTACCGGCAGCCTTACCTGGCCGCTGAGTAATGCTGAAGACACTCCCGCTAAAAGAGCAGGGCCTGTAGCTGCCTGAACAACGGTTCCGTTATTCAGCAGTTCTATACGTACCGCATCCGGTACAGATATTTTTGCCAGTGTGGAAACCTGGATATCAAATCCGGCAAATGTTCCGGCAGTATAAGTAGTAACAGCGTCTGCAACTGCCAGACTTCCGGTGGTACCCAAACCGGCCGTTAAGGTCATTGTAGTTGATGTAGCCGGATTGCCGTCGATTACATTATCGATACCGTTAAAGTTACAGGAGGCGCAAACAGCACCGGTAAATCCGGTATTCGCTGCATCAATATAAACCGGTTGTGTGCTTGCCGACATCGGTGTCAGCGTGTTACAATCCAGCGTACCTGCGCAGAACCGTTTGATAACGGCCGCATATACGGACGTAGTACCGAGATTTACATTCAGTGGCTGTGTAAGTGTATAACGTACCTCGTTAAAATTTTTGGTGGTTACAAACCCGATAGTGGACCGGCCTGAACCATTCAGCAGCGGTGCAGAGAGGAGCAGGTTATTACCCGCCACTTCTTCCTGCAAAGCACCATCGAGGTAGGTAGAGATCTTGGAATTGGAAAGCAACCCAAGCCCAAGCAAAGAACTGTTGGCCACTTCAAACCCTGCAAAATAACCTGCAGGATGACTGATCGCTCCGGGAGCACCAGCTTCCTTTACAGAAAGATAAGCGGTAGACAGGGCTCCTACCGGAAGCGCAATCGTAGCGGCATTACCGGTGTTGGCATCTACCACATTTCCGGTATTGCTAAAAATACCCCCCAGCAGGTTTACATTGGCAACACCGGTAGTACCGGTAATTACCGTTGCAGGGTAAGCTGTTTGTACCAGTGGTGTATTGGTGTTACAGGCAGGCACCGGTCCGGCTTGCGGACGAAGTATCTCTGCATAATAAACGCTTCTGGATGTAGCAACACCTACTACATTAAACGTAATCCGCACCCGGTCGAATGCAGACGTCTGTGTTATAAAACCAACCTTTGCCATCCCTCCGCCCAGCAGCGATACGGATAAGACCGAACCGTCAACGGTATAGGTTTCTTTTAAATCTGAACCCAGGTAAGTGGTGATGGTAACCGTATTGGCAAGATCCAATACACCATAGTCGTCAATAACAAATCCGGCATAGGAACCTGCCGGATATACCTGGGCCCCGGTAGCGTTGGGGTCCTTCACTTCAAGCCACGCCTGCGTGAGACCACCTAAAGAAACCAGGCTGCTCCAGGTGGCTTTATTGGTGAGCGTACCATCAACTGCATTCGCAATCGAACTGCTGTTCCAGCTTGCTACTAATGGAAGACCCGGACTGTTTGCTGTGGTAAGCGCTCTTCCGCCGGTATTCACCCATGGCGTATACTGATTCACAGGTATGGTAGATACCTGGGCCAGTGCATCAAATCCGTTGGATAAAATGACAGTCAATAAAAATACACATAAGGCAGCCTTTCTAGCGGCGGTTTTAAGAGGTAGATAAAATCTCATATTGGATATAGTTTATTTCCCCGGGCACATCACCTCCCAGAGAGTATTACAATACAAAACACTCCTACGCCTCACATCACGGCGTATCAAAAAAGCGATCATCCCGGTATCGGGACACCATCGCAGCAAAGAAAAAAATCCGAGTTCACGTTAGCTGGTTTTGAACGATTCAAAAACACAGCGCTTTGGTGCAACACATCACAAAAAAAACACAAATGAAGATGGTCAGTTTACAAAGGACAAAGGGGCAATCTTCATTTTTTTTAGCTACTACAGTGTTTATAATTGGTACAATAGTTATTTAGTAGTTCAATAATCAAGTAGGTTTACAATGCAATAGCCGGCATAAAGATAAATGCCAAATGACCAATAAACCAAATTTTAACGATTTTTTTTTTGTAAACTCTTTTTGGCTTAAATTAGGGGAGACACCCGATCCGGCAACCGATACAAAAAACTGATCTATGAAACAATACTTCCGCTTTTCAAAAAAAGAACTGGCAGGCCTGACCCTTCTGCTCATTATTATACTTGTTTTTGCTGTTCTTCCGCTTATCCCTACCCGCTCCTCCAAAGAAGCGCTTCCGGAGAAAGAGACATTATCCCTGCTGCAGGCCTTTCCTCCTGCTGCCAACAAAGAACAAGGGCACGGAAAACCAGCAGAAACAGTTTATAACGAAGACCACCCGCGCAACAATGGTCCTGCCGTTACTGATGCTCCTGCACGTCTTTTTATTTTTGATCCCAATACAATTTCAGAGGCCGACTGGCTGCAACTGGGCCTCAGGAAGCGAACGGTGCGCACCATACTTAACTACAGAAGCAAAGGCGGAACGTTCCGTAAACCGGACGACCTGAAAAAGATCTACGGGTTGCGGCCCGAAGAATTTGAACGGCTGCAGCCCTATATCAGGATCGCCGCACCTGACCGCTCCTTTGCATACCCGGCCTCACCTGAAAGAGAAAAACGCATCACGCGCACGGTCGTGCCTATTGATATCAATACCGCGGACACCACTGCCTATAAATCGCTTTACGGGATCGGAAGCCGGCTGGCTGCAAGGATCGTGAACTTCCGCGAAAAGCTGGGTGGGTTTTACAGCATCCGGCAGGTGGGGGAAACCTATGGTGTGCCCGACTCGACGTTCCGGAAGATAATGCCTTATTTAAGGTTAAATGAATCAGTACTCAGGAAGCTGGATATTAACACGGCTTCATACGAGGCGCTCAACGCACATCCTTATATCAGCAGCAAACTGGCCTATCTGATCGTAAAACAACGGCGATCCGGGCCGATTACCTCCATAGAAATGCTGCAGCCCCTGGTGACACAAACAAATGACGTATGGGAAAAGCTGGCGCCTTATATCCGCTTTGAATAAGCCACTGAAGCACGGAAACACTGATTGTTGTGTTTCTGTGATAGCTGTGGCAAAAATAACCATAAAAAAAAGCAACCATTTCTGGTTGCTTTCTAAAACTATTTCAAAGTAAGATTAAGCTACTTCTACTTCAGCACCTGCTTCTTTTAATTTAGCAGCGATGTCTTCAGCTTCTGCTTTAGATACACCCTCTTTTACCGGTTTCGGAGCACCGTCTACCAGTTCTTTTGCTTCTTTCAGACCTAAACCAGTCAGATCTTTAACAATCTTAACAACGTTCAGTTTAGAAGCACCTGCACTCTTCAGGATCACGTCGAATGCTGTTTTTTCTTCAGCAGCCGCCGCTCCACCTTCGCCACCGCCGGATACTACTACCGCAGCTGCAGCAGGCTCGATGCCATATTCAGTCTTTAAAAAATCTGCTAATTCCTGTACTTCTTTTACAGTTAAACCTACCAGGCTTTCTGCTAATGTTTTGATATCTGCCATTTTGTTTTAATTTTTACCGTCTTCATTCCCGCTATGGGTCCGACGGCGGGTTTAAAAAAATTGTTTACGAACGATTTACTACTCTATAAGGATTACCAATAGATACAATTATTCAGCTGCGGGTGTTGCTTCTGCCGCAGGTGCATCAGCTTCCGGGGCCGCGGGTGCTGCTTCTTCAGTAGCAGCGGCACCATCTGCTTTGTTTTGCAGGGCACCGATCACACGCTGGATCGGAGACAGTAACAGACCGATCACTTCGCCGATCAGTTCGTTCTTTGTCTTGATCTTCACCAGTGTGGCCAGTTGGTTATCGCCGGCATAAACATCCCCATTGATAAAGGCCAGCTTCAGTTCCGGCTTTTCCTTCTTTGCTTCAGTACGGAATGCGCTCAAGATAACCGCCGGTTCCTTGGGGTTTTCAGAAAACATCAGCGCGGTCACTTTGTGCAATGAATCATAAACGCCTGAATATTTTTCTGCGTCGATTGCTTCCAGTGCTTTTTTGATCAGGGTGTTCTTGGCCACTTTCATTTCCACATTCTTATCGAAACAAGCGCGGCGCAATTTTGTTACCTGCTCTACACTGAGCGACTCGGTATCTGTTATGTAAAAGTTGCTGTATTGAGAGAACTTTCCCTTCAATACCTCAATTACTTCATTTTTTTGCTCTTTAGTCATTTTATTGCGGTTTGACTGTTTTAAAATTAAAACCGGTTATGCCGGGTGATTACTGTACAAAAGATTTTGTATCCAAAGAAATGCCGGGGCCCATAGAGCTTGCCATGCTGATTCCTTTTAAATAAGTACCTTTTGCTGTAGTGGGTTTTGCCTTGATCAACGCATTTAAAAGCTCCTGTCCGTTTTCAGCGATCTTTTCAGGGCTGAAGCTTACACGGCCGATGGAAGCATGCACGATACCGGCTTTATCCACTTTGAACGCGATCTTACCGCCTTTCACCTCGTTAACAGCAGCCGCCACATCATTGGTTACTGTGCCTGTTTTGGGGTTGGGCATCAGGTTACGCGGTCCCAGGATCTTACCCAGTTTACCGATCTTAGGCATTACAGCCGGTGTAGCGATCACTACATCCACATCTGTCCAGCCACCTTCAATTTTTTGAATGAATTCGTCCAGACCTACATAGTCTGCACCCGCGCCGTTTGCATCGGCTTCTTTATCAGGAGTACAAAGTACCAGTACTCTTTTTGTTTTACCGGTTCCATGAGGTAATGTTACCGTACCGCGAATCGCCTGATCTGCTTTTTTAGGATCCACACCCAAACGTACGTGCAGGTCAACAGAAGCATCGAATTTCGCCACATTTGTATCTTTTACCAATGCAGAGGCTTCTTTCAGTGAGTACGCTTTGTTCGCGTCTACCTTTGCATTTGCAACTTTTCTTTTTTTACTAATGAATGCCATTTGTCAATTCTTTTTAAGTTCTGTAAAATGGATTAATTTTCCCATGGGGCTTTTCCTTCAACATTCAGTCCCATGCTGCGTGCAGTACCGGCTACCATTTTCATGGCGGCATCAACGGTAAAGCAGTTCAGGTCGGGCATTTTGTCTTTTGCAATAGCCTCCACCTGCTCCCAGGTAACTTTACCTACCTTGGCGCGGTTGCTTTCCTTAGAACCTTTCTGAATTTTAGCGGCTTCCATCAGCTGAATTGCTGCAGGAGGAGTTTTGATTACAAATTCAAAACTTTTGTCGCTGTAAACAGTGATTAATACGGGAAGTACTTTTCCCATTTTGTCTTGAGTGCGGGCGTTGAATTGTTTGCAGAATTCCATGATGTTCACACCTTTGGAACCTAACGCCGGCCCGATGGGAGGTGCAGGATTGGCCTGACCACCCTTACATTGCAGCTTTACAAAGCCAGAGATTTCTTTTGCCATTTTATTCGATTTATTGGTTCAAACGTACCCGAAAATTTCCGGGTACTCCCAATCCCGGTAGCTACCGGGACCTTCTCTTCCATTTCCGGATCTGATCCAGATGGAAACTATAAAAGAACTAATTGGGGCTGCAAAGGTACGGAAAGAATCCAGATTTTGGATTTCAGAATTCAGAATTTTTGTAAATATTCCTTACCTGTTCACTATTAAACGATTAGAAACTAAAGTCTGAATGCTAAAAATCTGAATACAAAAAGTCTAATATTACCCTTAAACCATTTCCTGCATGTCCACCAGCTTTTTATAAATGCCGCCCTCGATCTGCATGAGCTCTTTATGGGATCCCCGCTCTGCGATCTCTCCTTTATTAAGCACAATGATCTCATCGGCGTGCCGGACGGTGCTCAGCCGGTGGGCGATCACCAGTGAAGTACGGTTTTTCATCATATTATTAATGGCATCCTGTACCAGGCGCTCGCTTTCCGTATCCAGGGAGGAAGTGGCTTCATCCAGGATGAGGATCGGCGGGTTTTTCAGAACAGCCCGGGCAATGGTAAGCCGCTGCTTTTCGCCTCCGCTTAATTTTGTCCCCCTGTCCCCAATATTGGTATTGAACTTTTCGGGTTTATTGTCAATAAAACGCCAGGCATTCGCAATTCTGGCAGCACTTTCAATTTCACTCTGGGGGGCATCGGGGTCAGAAAGGGTAATATTATTGCCGATGGTATCGTTAAACAGGATCGGCTCCTGGCTTACAATACCGATTTGCTTTCTTATTGATTCGATGCTGTAGTCTTTGATATTGACACCATCAAAAAGGATCTCGCCCGAGCTAATGTCATGAAAACGGGGCACCAGGTCTGCCAGCGTGCTTTTTCCGGCCCCGCTGCTGCCCACCAGGGCCACGGTTTTCCCTTTGGGAATGAACAGGCTGATATTTTTGAGAATCGGCGTTTCATTGTAGGCAAATGATACATTTCTAAACTCGATCCCTTCCTTAAACGCATCCAGTTTTCTGGTTCCTGTGTCCTCTACCTTTTCCGGTGTGGTCAGTATGTTTTCAATGCGCTCGATGGCGGCAGCGCCTTCCTGTACCCTGAAGAAGGATGCGGCCAGCGATTTGGCCGGATTGATCATCATGGCAAATATGGCTATAAACGAGATAAGATCACCGGGACCCAGCGTATTGCCGTTGAGGATCAGGTTCGCTCCGAAATAAATGATCACACAGAGCACCACCACACCCAGCAATTCCGTTAGCGGTGACGCCAGGTCCCTGCGGGCTGCCATTTTTTTATTGATGCCCAGCAAGGTATTGTTCAGGCTAATGAACCGGTTATTCATTATTTTTTCCGCGGTAAATGCTTTGATAATACGGATGCCGGTTAAGGTTTCGTCTAATATCGAAAGGGTATCACCCACCCGGAGCGATGCGGCATTACTTTGCTTTTTCAGGGTGCGGCTGATACGGCCGATGATAAAAGCAGTTACGGGCAGCAGGATCAATAAAAACACCGAAAGGCTGGGACTGATGGCCACCATTGCAAAAAGATAGCTGATCACCATAACCGGGTCCTTTATCAACCCTTCCAGGGCGTTAACGATAGAGCTTTCCACCAGGTTGGCGTCGTTGGTCATGCGGCTCATGATATCGCCTTTTTTCTGTTCGGAAAAATAGCCGACAGGCAGGTTCAGCACTTTGGAGTAAAGATCATTTTTCAGGTGAATGATGATGGAGCTCCGCACCGGCACCGAAATAAGCGAGGATACGTAGAGCAACAGGTTTTTCAGAAAAACGGACACGATCACCAATATACAGCAGAGCAGCACGGCACGCATCTGCTGCCCGCTGTTCACCAGCTCCAGCAATGCTTTACCGATATAGCGTCCTCCCGGGATTTTGTTCAGTATATTTTGTCCCCCGATACCATCCACTTTAAAGATAAGTGACATCAGTGGTGCCAGCATACCCAGAGAGACTACTGATAATGAAGAAGCTATAATAGTAATAGAAATATACAGGATGATCTTTCCCTTGTAATAGCCAATATACTTAAATAAGCGACTGAATTTTTTTAGCCCCATCCGCGTTTATATATTTAAAACGCGCAAAGTTACAAGAAAATGCGGCTTTCTTCTTTAAATTTTGGAAAGGCGCCTTTTCTAATGATTTATACTATGGTGATCATTCATAAAGTTTAAGATCCGCTGCATTCTTTCT includes:
- a CDS encoding Ig-like domain-containing protein, producing MRFYLPLKTAARKAALCVFLLTVILSNGFDALAQVSTIPVNQYTPWVNTGGRALTTANSPGLPLVASWNSSSIANAVDGTLTNKATWSSLVSLGGLTQAWLEVKDPNATGAQVYPAGSYAGFVIDDYGVLDLANTVTITTYLGSDLKETYTVDGSVLSVSLLGGGMAKVGFITQTSAFDRVRITFNVVGVATSRSVYYAEILRPQAGPVPACNTNTPLVQTAYPATVITGTTGVANVNLLGGIFSNTGNVVDANTGNAATIALPVGALSTAYLSVKEAGAPGAISHPAGYFAGFEVANSSLLGLGLLSNSKISTYLDGALQEEVAGNNLLLSAPLLNGSGRSTIGFVTTKNFNEVRYTLTQPLNVNLGTTSVYAAVIKRFCAGTLDCNTLTPMSASTQPVYIDAANTGFTGAVCASCNFNGIDNVIDGNPATSTTMTLTAGLGTTGSLAVADAVTTYTAGTFAGFDIQVSTLAKISVPDAVRIELLNNGTVVQAATGPALLAGVSSALLSGQVRLPVGVIAKVPFDEVKISFNSLLDVNLGSVQIYDAVWQRNCETPLPCNTTSILKTPDFGVVIDGALTGFNGLVGAGSVVRDPQNLINASNTDFARIEVVAGAAAQGSIAVAAGANTFPGGTYAGFIIRDNNSPILLADLLKGITIETYNDGVLQETKTDAQLLGLTVLLPILGEYGVKDVGFITTLPYDEIRISVGAVVGASLPRSIDVFGATVDTRYVVPGTPGLNCPLFITAPDINYTTINKPVDGNVATNDRVPAGSTYSNATQVPGANGGTMPTGGTINLNADGTYTFTATTAGVYSYNINVCSNTGYCELQNLTITVTDPSINTNKPVVNTDIITTSTGQTVASYPILANDHASNTGGTLGTPTITGVASHGTATINGDGTLRYVPEIGFVGKDTVIYKVCETPGTDLCGSAYVFIEVKPGPINTTTATDDFNQTGAGVAVTGNVKLNDIDAEGDPQTITTQNASNTYGTFVLTADGDYTFTPAPNFSGTAQFAYKTCDNKGACAMATLYVYTKDAGVNLGVSMLALPTQISGTKTVTVNVTVFTGNTASNGSAVYVFVNKSPNITLETYEAATTNALGQAVQNADWSYDGDDASRYRFKLGGVNNKTVIAASSASTFSCKFTFTGVNVSGSDNITANIFEGSGGDNDNTNNSDTETIKYNRDTP
- a CDS encoding helix-hairpin-helix domain-containing protein is translated as MKQYFRFSKKELAGLTLLLIIILVFAVLPLIPTRSSKEALPEKETLSLLQAFPPAANKEQGHGKPAETVYNEDHPRNNGPAVTDAPARLFIFDPNTISEADWLQLGLRKRTVRTILNYRSKGGTFRKPDDLKKIYGLRPEEFERLQPYIRIAAPDRSFAYPASPEREKRITRTVVPIDINTADTTAYKSLYGIGSRLAARIVNFREKLGGFYSIRQVGETYGVPDSTFRKIMPYLRLNESVLRKLDINTASYEALNAHPYISSKLAYLIVKQRRSGPITSIEMLQPLVTQTNDVWEKLAPYIRFE
- the rplL gene encoding 50S ribosomal protein L7/L12; the encoded protein is MADIKTLAESLVGLTVKEVQELADFLKTEYGIEPAAAAVVVSGGGEGGAAAAEEKTAFDVILKSAGASKLNVVKIVKDLTGLGLKEAKELVDGAPKPVKEGVSKAEAEDIAAKLKEAGAEVEVA
- the rplJ gene encoding 50S ribosomal protein L10 — its product is MTKEQKNEVIEVLKGKFSQYSNFYITDTESLSVEQVTKLRRACFDKNVEMKVAKNTLIKKALEAIDAEKYSGVYDSLHKVTALMFSENPKEPAVILSAFRTEAKKEKPELKLAFINGDVYAGDNQLATLVKIKTKNELIGEVIGLLLSPIQRVIGALQNKADGAAATEEAAPAAPEADAPAAEATPAAE
- the rplA gene encoding 50S ribosomal protein L1 — translated: MSKKRKVANAKVDANKAYSLKEASALVKDTNVAKFDASVDLHVRLGVDPKKADQAIRGTVTLPHGTGKTKRVLVLCTPDKEADANGAGADYVGLDEFIQKIEGGWTDVDVVIATPAVMPKIGKLGKILGPRNLMPNPKTGTVTNDVAAAVNEVKGGKIAFKVDKAGIVHASIGRVSFSPEKIAENGQELLNALIKAKPTTAKGTYLKGISMASSMGPGISLDTKSFVQ
- the rplK gene encoding 50S ribosomal protein L11 — translated: MAKEISGFVKLQCKGGQANPAPPIGPALGSKGVNIMEFCKQFNARTQDKMGKVLPVLITVYSDKSFEFVIKTPPAAIQLMEAAKIQKGSKESNRAKVGKVTWEQVEAIAKDKMPDLNCFTVDAAMKMVAGTARSMGLNVEGKAPWEN
- a CDS encoding ABC transporter ATP-binding protein, with protein sequence MGLKKFSRLFKYIGYYKGKIILYISITIIASSLSVVSLGMLAPLMSLIFKVDGIGGQNILNKIPGGRYIGKALLELVNSGQQMRAVLLCCILVIVSVFLKNLLLYVSSLISVPVRSSIIIHLKNDLYSKVLNLPVGYFSEQKKGDIMSRMTNDANLVESSIVNALEGLIKDPVMVISYLFAMVAISPSLSVFLLILLPVTAFIIGRISRTLKKQSNAASLRVGDTLSILDETLTGIRIIKAFTAEKIMNNRFISLNNTLLGINKKMAARRDLASPLTELLGVVVLCVIIYFGANLILNGNTLGPGDLISFIAIFAMMINPAKSLAASFFRVQEGAAAIERIENILTTPEKVEDTGTRKLDAFKEGIEFRNVSFAYNETPILKNISLFIPKGKTVALVGSSGAGKSTLADLVPRFHDISSGEILFDGVNIKDYSIESIRKQIGIVSQEPILFNDTIGNNITLSDPDAPQSEIESAARIANAWRFIDNKPEKFNTNIGDRGTKLSGGEKQRLTIARAVLKNPPILILDEATSSLDTESERLVQDAINNMMKNRTSLVIAHRLSTVRHADEIIVLNKGEIAERGSHKELMQIEGGIYKKLVDMQEMV